One genomic region from Prevotella sp. Rep29 encodes:
- a CDS encoding OmpP1/FadL family transporter, protein MKKYLIIAASLMAVMPLAAQETYENAKIVTGDLNGTARYVGMGGAMEALGADLSTISTNPAGIGLFRHSQANVSFGVVSQQDGKDFADGNKTNMSFDQIGFVYSKKSNSNSYLNLAFNYHKSTNFNHILSAADNLSNASQNKLSYQKLRNDYLYEFKTDGTPNYSAPYITCSQLDDLYARNLFYVAGDGYAYNYVATDYMLNRAHTGYIGEYDFNISGNINDRIYLGVTFGFHDVHYKHYGEYTEAFVSNPENFGGIYVEDSREITGSGFDIKAGVIVRPIESSPFRIGLSVASPTWYDLKTTNYTVLTDGSARPYNTEVYDFKLYTPWKFGLSLGHTVGNYLALGASYEYADYGSTDSRVNDGDYYDYWYDTYYSSSSSDKAMNNHTKQTLKGVSTLKVGLEYKPIADLALRLGYNYVSPMYKEEGFKDGTIESYGTYYSTTTDYTNWKATNRFTCGVGYNIGKVSLDLAYQYSATNGSFSPFMNYYDNTDPAEDNIANIVDVSKKRHQVLFSLGYHF, encoded by the coding sequence ATGAAAAAGTATTTGATTATTGCTGCAAGTTTGATGGCTGTAATGCCATTGGCAGCACAGGAAACATACGAGAATGCAAAAATCGTTACGGGCGACCTGAACGGAACGGCACGCTACGTCGGTATGGGAGGTGCGATGGAGGCTTTGGGAGCAGACCTCTCCACCATCAGTACGAACCCGGCGGGAATCGGATTGTTCCGTCATTCTCAGGCAAATGTGTCTTTTGGCGTTGTCTCTCAGCAGGACGGGAAAGACTTTGCAGACGGCAACAAGACCAACATGAGTTTCGACCAGATAGGTTTTGTCTATTCGAAAAAGTCAAATAGCAATTCCTATTTGAACCTTGCGTTCAACTATCATAAGAGCACGAACTTCAACCACATCCTGAGTGCGGCAGACAACCTGTCGAACGCTTCTCAGAACAAGTTGTCCTATCAGAAGCTCCGCAACGACTACCTGTATGAATTCAAGACAGACGGAACTCCGAACTATAGTGCTCCCTACATCACCTGCAGCCAGTTGGACGACCTCTATGCGCGCAACCTGTTTTATGTAGCAGGTGACGGCTACGCCTACAACTATGTGGCTACTGATTATATGCTGAACAGGGCGCATACGGGATATATCGGCGAATACGACTTCAACATCAGCGGAAACATCAACGACCGTATATATTTAGGTGTGACCTTTGGATTCCACGATGTTCATTACAAGCACTACGGCGAATATACGGAAGCCTTCGTGAGCAATCCGGAGAACTTCGGAGGTATCTACGTGGAAGACAGCCGCGAGATAACCGGTTCGGGCTTCGACATCAAGGCGGGTGTCATCGTCCGTCCGATAGAAAGTTCGCCTTTCCGCATCGGTCTGTCTGTTGCAAGCCCGACGTGGTACGACCTGAAGACAACCAACTATACCGTATTGACAGACGGCAGTGCTCGTCCATACAACACCGAGGTGTATGACTTCAAACTCTATACACCCTGGAAATTCGGACTGAGCTTAGGACATACCGTCGGAAACTATCTCGCATTGGGAGCCAGCTATGAGTATGCCGATTATGGCAGCACAGACTCACGCGTGAATGATGGCGACTACTACGATTATTGGTATGACACCTACTATTCCAGCAGCTCCAGCGATAAGGCGATGAATAACCATACCAAGCAGACGCTGAAAGGCGTTTCAACGCTGAAAGTCGGATTGGAATATAAACCGATAGCCGACCTCGCCCTGCGTCTGGGATACAATTACGTGTCGCCGATGTACAAAGAAGAAGGATTCAAGGACGGAACAATCGAATCTTACGGAACCTATTACAGCACGACAACCGATTACACCAACTGGAAAGCAACCAATCGCTTCACCTGCGGTGTCGGCTATAACATTGGGAAAGTGAGCCTCGATCTGGCATACCAATACAGCGCAACCAATGGTTCCTTCAGCCCGTTCATGAACTATTATGACAACACAGACCCTGCAGAGGACAATATCGCAAATATCGTTGACGTGAGCAAGAAACGTCATCAGGTGCTGTTCTCACTGGGATATCACTTCTAA
- a CDS encoding leucine-rich repeat domain-containing protein — MKQFKLTFLLTVLMSMVGAKAFAQFAVDNADGKTIYYGFNGKGGVTVCNNNYSFYYKGVVNIPESVTYNGTIYPVTSIGKDAFSGCDGLTSVTIPNSVTSIGDDAFYYCDKLTSVTIGNSVTSIGVEAFKNCSALTSVIIPNSVTSIGQSAFSGCTGLTSVTIPNSVTRIGERAFYKCSGLTKVIVNDIAAWCNISFSGSLSNPLTYAKHLYSNENTEITNLVIPDEVTRIKDYAFYYCSGLTSVTIPNSVTSIGSSAFYYCSGLTSVTIPNSVTSIGSSAFYYCRGLTSVTIPNSVTSIGSSVFNGCTGLTSITIPNSVTSIGGTAFYYCSGLTSVTIPNSVTSIGSSAFYFCSGLTDIYCHIEKPLTILSNVFFDVPKKTCTLHVPIGRKVLYKAAAVWNDFLYIVEDLPTGIVSIDNSQLTIDNDVWFTLNGVRLNGKPTIPGIYIVNGKRVVVK, encoded by the coding sequence ATGAAACAATTTAAACTTACATTTCTGCTCACTGTGCTCATGAGTATGGTTGGAGCAAAAGCATTCGCCCAATTTGCGGTGGATAATGCAGATGGCAAGACCATCTATTACGGATTCAATGGTAAGGGGGGGGTGACTGTCTGCAATAATAACTATTCTTTTTATTATAAAGGAGTGGTCAATATCCCAGAATCCGTCACTTATAATGGGACGATTTATCCCGTGACGAGCATTGGAAAGGATGCGTTTTCAGGTTGTGATGGTCTGACTTCCGTCACCATCCCCAACTCCGTGACGAGCATTGGAGATGATGCGTTCTATTATTGCGACAAACTGACCTCCGTCACTATCGGCAATTCCGTGACGAGCATTGGAGTGGAGGCGTTCAAAAATTGCAGTGCCCTGACCTCCGTCATCATCCCTAACTCCGTGACGAGCATTGGACAGTCTGCGTTCTCAGGTTGCACAGGTCTGACCTCCGTCACCATCCCCAACTCCGTGACGCGCATTGGAGAAAGGGCGTTCTATAAATGCAGCGGTCTGACAAAAGTGATTGTCAATGATATTGCAGCATGGTGTAATATTTCATTTTCAGGTTCATTAAGTAATCCTTTAACCTATGCAAAGCATCTTTATAGTAACGAGAATACAGAAATCACGAATTTGGTAATACCTGACGAGGTAACGAGAATAAAAGACTATGCGTTCTATTATTGCAGCGGTCTGACGTCTGTCACCATCCCCAACTCCGTGACGAGCATTGGAAGCTCTGCGTTCTATTATTGCAGCGGTCTGACGTCTGTCACCATCCCCAACTCCGTGACAAGCATTGGAAGCTCTGCGTTCTATTATTGCAGAGGTCTGACGTCTGTCACCATCCCCAACTCCGTGACAAGCATTGGGAGTTCTGTGTTCAATGGTTGTACAGGTCTGACTTCCATCACTATTCCTAACTCCGTGACAAGCATTGGAGGCACTGCGTTCTATTATTGCAGCGGTCTGACCTCCGTCACCATCCCCAACTCCGTGACTAGCATTGGAAGTTCGGCGTTCTATTTTTGCAGCGGTCTGACGGATATTTATTGCCACATAGAAAAACCGTTGACGATATTGTCTAATGTCTTTTTCGATGTTCCTAAAAAAACTTGCACGCTTCATGTACCTATCGGAAGAAAAGTGTTATACAAAGCAGCGGCTGTATGGAACGATTTCTTGTATATCGTTGAAGACTTGCCGACGGGTATCGTTTCAATTGATAATTCACAATTGACAATTGATAATGACGTTTGGTTTACGCTCAACGGCGTGCGGCTCAATGGTAAACCGACAATCCCGGGCATCTACATCGTTAACGGAAAACGAGTCGTGGTGAAATAA
- a CDS encoding DUF2971 domain-containing protein, which yields MSNTPNRLYHYTSFGAFVHIFDYQQENFTKNNWINVRLGNPMNMNDKNEITFFEKSFFTGSNISNEIKEFYTEMKEKSPHPYIFSLIHHIGNKWYPKDEIPMWFMYGDNGKGVRIAFDFKMVEEFCEKNHYLLKRCQYVNQNEMQDIARGHRNIVKKLDKNHWNTKLEDIYIGSLCYKTKDWEYEQEYRIVAFGNHNEKYDAYSEEEQYLHIPLPLKAVKEITVGPLADELLVKRCIELIRNELFAILPDLKPFDIKKTKLQIR from the coding sequence ATGAGTAACACCCCGAACCGATTATATCACTACACTTCTTTTGGTGCATTTGTACATATTTTTGATTATCAGCAAGAGAATTTTACGAAGAATAACTGGATTAATGTTAGGCTTGGTAACCCGATGAACATGAATGATAAAAATGAGATAACATTTTTTGAAAAGTCATTCTTTACAGGATCTAATATATCAAATGAAATAAAAGAATTTTACACAGAAATGAAAGAGAAGTCCCCGCATCCTTATATTTTTAGTCTCATCCATCATATAGGGAATAAATGGTATCCTAAGGATGAAATTCCCATGTGGTTTATGTATGGAGATAATGGTAAAGGTGTTAGGATTGCATTTGATTTCAAAATGGTAGAAGAATTCTGCGAGAAAAATCATTATCTTTTAAAAAGATGCCAGTATGTTAATCAAAATGAAATGCAAGACATTGCTCGTGGTCATAGAAATATTGTAAAGAAATTAGATAAGAATCATTGGAATACAAAATTAGAAGATATCTACATTGGTTCGCTTTGCTACAAAACGAAAGATTGGGAATATGAGCAAGAATATCGTATTGTAGCATTTGGGAATCATAATGAAAAGTATGATGCCTATTCTGAAGAAGAACAATATCTTCACATACCCTTACCTTTAAAAGCCGTAAAAGAGATAACTGTTGGTCCTCTCGCTGATGAATTACTTGTAAAAAGATGTATTGAACTTATTCGAAATGAGTTGTTTGCGATACTTCCAGACTTAAAACCATTCGACATAAAAAAAACTAAATTACAAATAAGATGA